One window from the genome of Diabrotica virgifera virgifera chromosome 6, PGI_DIABVI_V3a encodes:
- the LOC126887061 gene encoding protein Dr1, whose amino-acid sequence MANPNNSGPLGSGNTEDDELTLPRASINKMIKELVPSVRIANEARELILNCCTEFIHLLSSEANEICNQLHKKTINAEHVLMALNRLGFCDYTAEAEAVLKDCKAVAAKRRRQSTRLENLGIPEEELLRQQQELFAKARQEQAQADQQQWEQLQAAAARQAQQQQQQQGEDDLDDYC is encoded by the exons ATGGCAAATCCAAATAATAGCGGACCCCTAGGATCGGGAAATACAGAAGATGATGAGCTGACCCTTCCCAGAGCTAGTATTAACAAAATGATAAAAGAATTAGTGCCCTCAGTTAGGATAGCAAATGAAGCAAGagaattaattttaaattgttgCACAGAATTTATCCATTTATTGAGCTCAGAAGCAAATGAAATTTGCAATCAGCTGCACAAAAAAACGATAAATGCAGAGCATGTTTTAATGG CTCTGAACAGGCTTGGGTTTTGTGATTACACTGCGGAAGCTGAAGCCGTCCTCAAAGATTGTAAGGCAGTAGCAGCAAAACGCAGACGACAAAGTACGAGGCTGGAAAATCTAGGTATTCCAGAAGAAGAATTGTTAAGGCAGCAACAGGAATTGTTTGCCAAAGCTAGACAGGAACAAGCACAAGCCGACCAACAGCAGTGGGAACAACTACAAGCCGCAGCCGCAAGACAAGCCCAACAGCAGCAACAACAACAAGGAGAAGATGATCTAGATGATTATTGTTAG